The following coding sequences lie in one Rutidosis leptorrhynchoides isolate AG116_Rl617_1_P2 chromosome 6, CSIRO_AGI_Rlap_v1, whole genome shotgun sequence genomic window:
- the LOC139854036 gene encoding uncharacterized protein has product MPPRIQSSGAQNRKRKRQQQELTQSLQGSLNKYLVKPKSKANANENSVETVEQNNVEVNNGCENCVEEINVDEKLNKNETKIYEVLLMTTIKVLNTQMIAEFDPVTKQLFRRIENKETHIHYLSHKIQNELIEISPIKVEEFFLEFLVVEDTSGLGLFKVLQECLKSLDLDIKYVRGQGYDNGSNMKGKHSVSATRWESHVESVTAIIAQIPQIKEALIQLYEVCEDGKVCRDAKSLIDDSDIDRDDLFRELQYLQKMLLKVAYEGARPWTSLEIMEFTKKMDIFPNDLLAYKIWLTVPVTVASAERSFSKLKLLKNYLRSTMTQERLNGLEIISIENRFLSNVDYDKLIEVFA; this is encoded by the exons atgcCTCCTCGTATACAATCTTCTGGTgctcaaaatagaaaaagaaaaagacAACAACAAGAACTAACTCAATCTTTACAAGGATCTTTGAATAAGTATTTAGTTAAACCTAAAAGTAAAGCTAATGCTAATGAAAATTCAGTTGAAACCGTTGAACAAAATAATGTGGAAGTAAATAATGGTTGTGAAAATTGTGTTGAAGAGATTAACGTTGATGAAAAATTAAACAAAAACGAAACGAAAATATACGAAGTCCTATTAATGACGACAATCAAAGTCCT GAATACTCAAATGATTGCCGAGTTTGATCCTGTAACGAAACAACTTTTTCGTAGAATTGAAAATAAAGAAACTCATATTCATTATCTTAGTCATAAAATTCAAAATGAATTAATCGAAAT CTCACCAATAAAAGTGGAAGAGTTTTTTCTAGAGTTTTTAGTTGTAGAAGATACATCAGGTTTAGGTCTTTTCAAAGTACTACAAGAATGTTTGAAATCCCTTGATTTAGATATTAAATATGTAAGAGGACAAGGATACGACAATGGATCAAACATGAAAGGAAAACATTCAG TGTCAGCAACTCGTTGGGAAAGTCATGTAGAAAGTGTAACAGCTATAATAGCTCAAATTCCTCAAATAAAAGAAGCTTTAATACAATTATATGAAGTATGTGAAGATGGAAAAGTGTGTAGAGATGCAAAATCATTGATAGATG ATTCGGATATTGATAGAGATGACTTGTTTAGGGAGTTACAATATTTGCAGAAAATGTTGCTTAAAGTAGCATATGAGGGAGCAAGGCCGTGGACGTCACTTGAGATTATGGAGTTTACAAAGAAGATGGATATTTTTCCAAATGATTTACTTGCATACAAGATTTGGCTAACCGTCCCGGTCACCGTAGCATCTGCAGAACGGAGTTTTTCAAAGTTGAAATTGTTGAAGAATTATTTACGAAGTACAATGACTCAAGAACGGTTAAACGGGTTAGAAATTATAAGTATTGAAAATAGATTTCTATCAAATGTAGATTATGATAAATTGATTGAAGTTTTTGCATAA